From the Psilocybe cubensis strain MGC-MH-2018 chromosome 9, whole genome shotgun sequence genome, one window contains:
- a CDS encoding Histone-lysine N-methyltransferase ASHR1 produces the protein MSDFSTLKNKRRAKETKSFVTASSTSVPAEGAASQSQAHDDGATSNSPEVAMQVDSEEKQQAKSHDAASTSAITITPLDCDGLYKSLPPTLEVRMSTGATGNGRGLYSKYYRRPGDVLLSIKPHVAALSNEHLEDYCSNCCAPKTTNLQRCTGCKLLHYCDSKCQSSDWSFHRYECAAIQRWSATMSSEKSGQAPIPGDAIRCLGRILWRRRKLGSDSIWSREIDSMQSHRKSISKDPNSQDSQTYTQLAHAIVRFLGLESQEELAEYNLNNAGELVDLISRFTTNTFTVSTPALAPLGACVSPLVALINHSCDPNAVVVFPRANSRREDEPLMQVIALKHIAPDEEVLTAYIDTTLPREHRQKILNETYHFTCRCPLCAPPPANSTLDMREAMWCPKKCGGMCPLPTEENSLTRCNRCKTPVKDTDAVLDAVRVGQEALHKAEALQFTNPTKSIQLTTKLVPILVSVGLVPAAYPLLALSRLCASLLISHLSPATSDVEEVLSPELQSSSFSSSSSLPAVPMNKRTPEEQQEALDDAIRAATRASSGLSLILVEGHPVRGVALAELGKLLAVDEPCPAGVEPGSQGVSSPGAPAISPSPPSPSPSPTPLTMQPTSYPPSGPPRLKLAYETLVRARAELLVGFGNGKNEGGEVGRAVRTMAVDVERELGVWRKGVRDALDGRGTRRRG, from the exons ATGTCCGACTTCTCCACTCTCAAGAATAAACGAAGAGCAAAGGAAACGAAATCATTCGTCACTGCAAGCTCGACATCCGTACCCGCAGAAGGCGCAGCATCCCAGTCCCAGGCACACGATGATGGAGCCACTTCGAATTCGCCCGAAGTTGCAATGCAAGTTGATTCGGAAGAAAAGCAACAAGCGAAAAGTCACGATGCAGCGAGTACGAGCGCAATCACGATCACGCCTTTGGACTGCGACGGCCTATACAAGTCGCTACCCCCAACTCTGGAGGTGCGAATGAGCACAGGAGCAACGGGGAATGGGAGAGGCTTGTACAGTAAATATTATCGCAGACCAG GTGATGTCTTGCTATCGATCAAACCCCATGTTGCCGCTCTGTCGAACGAGCATCTCGAAGACTATTGCTCAAATTGCTGTGCGCCGAAGACGACCAACCTGCAGAGGTGCACTGGGTGTAAGCTCTTACATTACTGTGACTCG AAATGTCAAAGCAGCGATTGGTCCTTTCATAGATATGAATGTGCCGCGATTCAAAGATGGTCGGCTACCATGTCATCGGAAAAGTCTGGACAAGCACCTATACCCGGCGACGCGATTAGGTGCCTAGGGAGGATActctggagaagaagaaagttgGGAAGCGACAGTATCTGG TCGAGAGAAATTGATTCCATGCAATCTC ACAGGAAATCTATAAGCAAAGATCCCAACTCACAAGACTCGCAAACGTACACTCAACTCGCTCATGCGATCGTGCGTTTCCTCGGTCTCGAGTCACAGGAAGAGCTAGCGGAATACAACCTCAACAATGCCGGGGAGCTAGTGGATCTCATTTCCAGG TTCACCACTAATACTTTCACGGTGTCTACCCCGGCACTGGCGCCTTTGGGCGCATGTGTCTCGCCATTGGTAGCACTGATAAACCACTCTTGCGATCCTAACGCAGTGGTTGTATTTCCTCGGGCAAACTCAAGGAGAGAGGACGAACCCCTGATGCAAGTTATCGCCTTGAAACACATTGCACCTGACGAGGAG GTGTTGACAGCGTATATTGACACCACCCTTCCACGGGAGCATCGACAGAAAATTCTAAATGAGACATATCACTTCACGTGCAGATGCCCTCTGTGCGCTCCACCACCCGCGAATAGTACTCTGGACATGCGAGAAGCGATGTGGTGCCCCAAGAAATGCGGTGGGATGTGTCCGTTACCAACAGAAG aaaACAGTTTGACGAGGTGTAATAGATGTAAAACGCCTGTCAAGGACACGGACGCCGTTCTTGACGCTGTACGCGTTGGCCAGGAGGCGTTGCATAAAGCTGAAGCACTCCAGTTTACCA aTCCAACGAAATCCATTCAGCTGACAACGAAATTGGTTCCTATTTTAGTATCCGTCGGACTCGTACCGGCGGCGTACCCGCTCCTCGCTCTATCCCGACTATGCGCGTCATTGCTCATTTCGCATCTTTCACCCGCCACCAGCGATGTTGAGGAAGTCCTTTCACCCGAACTACaatcctcttccttctcctcctcctcctccttacCCGCCGTTCCGATGAACAAACGCACTCCTGAAGAACAACAGGAAGCGCTGGACGACGCAATTCGCGCAGCGACGCGCGCGAGCTCTGGGCTTTCGCTGATTTTGGTAGAGGGACACCCCGTACGCGGGGTCGCGCTGGCTGAGCTTGGAAAGCTTTTGGCGGTGGATGAGCCGTGTCCTGCGGGCGTTGAGCCGGGTTCGCAAGGTGTCTCGTCACCTGGCGCTCCAGCAatctctccatctccaccttCACCCTCACCTTCTCCCACACCGTTGACGATGCAACCCACATCCTACCCACCCTCCGGCCCACCCCGCCTAAAGCTCGCCTACGAAACGCTCGTGCGCGCGCGGGCTGAGCTTCTAGTCGGCTTTGGCAACGGCAAGAATGAGGGCGGGGAGGTTGGGAGGGCTGTTAGGACGATGGCTGTTGATGTTGAGCGGGAGTTGGGGGTTTGGAGGAAGGGGGTTAGGGATGCGCTGGATGGGCGGGGGACTCGGAGGCGTGGTTAA
- a CDS encoding putative MFS-type transporter (putative MFS-type transporter C1271.10c), translated as MQDENLNDSPSRASASGSDEKYSEFTDQIDIYTLHELHAGRLILDPLEAKKELGDSVAAKLKLTKDGRYVLWPQPTDDPEDPQNWSDRKKNFQLFIVILASIIPDFDNGIGWGGIFFVMLMRRYGRLATLFWTQLIALGLLAGATFAPTLQVFAAMRSLTAFFGTCPQVTGLYTITDLFPFHLQARKINYWTMAVVLSPHLSPFLFGFLDARTTWRWAYGVGCLYGLAVLILIALFLDESLYHRKAYSADHPPVHRRKGSIVQRVKDVVGITGVRQARSDPPWSDICTAILKIAWRPHLFLILFFEAFVFGFSIGINVTITVFFQTPPPFGFGFSQTTVSAIYATPVVAVFIGELLGRYLNDWFMRREIKRNNGVFEAETRLWYLHLLLYWQFPAAYILN; from the exons ATGCAAGACGAAAATTTGAACGACAGCCCGAGCAGAGCTTCTGCTTCTGGATCAGATGAGAAGTATTCGGAGTTCACTGATCAGATTGACATATACACTCTCCATGAGCTGCATGCCGGTCGATTGATTCTTGATCCCCT AGAAGCAAAGAAGGAACTCGGTGATTCAGTTGCTGCGAAGTTGAAATTGACAAAAGATGGAAGATATGTGTTATGGCCTCAACCAACGGATGACCCAGAGGATCCTCAGAAC TGGAGCGATAGGAAAAAGAACTTCCAGCTCTTCATTGTCATCTTGGCGTCTATTATCCCGGACTTTGACAACGGAATTG GATGGGGTGGTATCTTCTTCGTGATGTTGATGCGAAGGTATGGGCGACTTGCGACACTGTTCTGGACACAG CTTATTGCCCTCGGTCTCCTTGCGGGAGCAACCTTCGCCCCAACCTTGCAAGTTTTCGCAG CCATGCGTTCTCTCACCGCTTTCTTCGG AACCTGTCCTCAGGTCACG GGGCTATACACCATAACGGACTTGTTCCCTTTCCATCTACAAGCTCGGAAG ATAAATTATTGGACAATGGCAGTTGTTTTGTCTCCTCATTTATCACCATTCCTTTTTGGCTTTCTCGACGCACGAACAACATGGAGGTGGGCATACGGAGTCGGGTGCCTATACGGCTTAGCAGTTCTGATACTGATTGCCCTCTTCCTTGATGAATC CTTATATCATCGGAAAGCTTACTCCGCTGACCATCCACCTGTTCACCGTCGAAAAGGATCAATAGTTCAAAGAGTGAAAGACGTCGTCGGTATAACGGGTGTACGGCAGGCCAGGTCAGATCCTCCGTGGTCAGACATCTGCACCGCCATTCTCAAGATTGCTTGGAGACCACATCTAtttctgattcttttctttgag GCGTTCGTCTTTGGATTCAGCATCGGTATCAAT GTCACTATTACCGTATTCTTCCAGACTCCACCGCCTTTTGGATTTGGCTTCAGCCAAACTACCGTGTCTGCAATATATGCTACACCAGTG GTTGCAGTCTTCATCGGTGAACTATTGGGAAGATACCTTAATGATTGGTTCATGAGGCGTGAAATCAAACGCAATAACGGGGTGTTTGAGGCAGAAACGCGACTATGGTATCTTCACCTTCTACTCTACTGGCAATTTCCCGCGGCTTACATTTTGAACTAG